A DNA window from Macrobrachium rosenbergii isolate ZJJX-2024 chromosome 41, ASM4041242v1, whole genome shotgun sequence contains the following coding sequences:
- the LOC136827122 gene encoding tigger transposable element-derived protein 1-like, translating into MPNCTYLSKEEKSAPGYKVGKERLTLLFGANASGDLNVKPLLVYLAENPRAFKGIFKSQLPVIWKSNKKAWVTLMVFKDWFNDHFVPAVERYRALKGLPFKVLLVLDNGPGHRANLSNMHPNVKVVYLPPNTTSLIQPMNQGVFANFKAHYLRRTIPSALRAVEGNKLTLKQFWKGCNIADAVKNIACAWDEVKMTTLNGAWKKMCPQFVNSFEGFEQAEDVETLTRKIVGLNKRLKLDLETEDVTELLASHGEQLSSEDLIEVEKQMIE; encoded by the coding sequence ATGCCAAACTGTACGTACCTTTCCAAGGAGGAGAAGTCAGCACCAGGCTATAAAGTTGGTAAGGAGAGActgactttactctttggggcCAATGCTAGTGGTGATTTAAACGTTAAGCCCTTACTAGTGTATttggcagaaaatcccagggcttttaagggcattttcaagagtcaactcccTGTCATTTGGAAGTCCAACAAGAAGGCTTGGGTTACCTTGATGGTCTTCAAGGACTGGTTTAATGACCACTTTGTGCCAGCAGTGGAAAGGTATCGTGCCTTgaagggtctgccttttaaggtCCTGCTTGTTTTAGACAATGGCCCTGGTCACCGTGCAAATCTGAGTAACATGCACCCTAATGTGAAGGTGGTGTATCTTCCACCAAATACTACATCCCTCATACAGCCAATGAACCAGGGAGTTTTTGCGAACTTCAAGGCACACTACCTGAGGAGGACAATACCCTCTGCTTTAAGGGCTGTCGAAGGTAACAAGTTGACTCTGAAGCAATTTTGGAAGGGCTGCAATATTGCAGATGCTGTGAAGAATATTGCATGCGCTTGGGACGAAGTAAAGATGACGACTTTGAATGGGGCATGGAAGAAAATGTGTCCGCAGTTTGTGAACAGTTTTGAGGGGTTTGAGCAGGCAGAGGATGTAGAGACTCTGACAAGGAAAATCGTTGGGCTAAACAagaggctgaaattggacttggaGACTGAGGATGTCACCGAGCTGCTGGCATCCCACGGAGAGCAGTTGTCATCAGAGGACCTCATTGAGGTagagaagcagatgatcgagtag
- the LOC136827123 gene encoding tigger transposable element-derived protein 1-like — protein MKVTVINMKRCSQNIVEMEKLLLIWLEDQNQQRVPARLSVIQEKARELHTAVVKRNGEGSASEEFSASRGWFNRFKARANLHNVKLQGEAASADSVAAESFPRGLAEIIREGGYTADQLFNVDKTRLFW, from the coding sequence ATGAAGGTGACGGTCATTAACATGAAGCGATGTAGTCAGAACATAGTGGAGATGGAaaagttattgttgatctggctggaagaccagaaccaacaacgTGTTCCAGCGAGACTAAGTGTGATTCAAGAaaaggctagggagctgcatACGGCAGTAGTGAAGAGGAATGGGGAAGgcagtgctagtgaagaattttccgcCAGTAGAGGTTGGTTTAACCGCTTCAAGGCTCGTGCTAATTTGCACAATGTGAAGTTACAAGGTGAAGCTGCCAGTGCTGATAGCGTAGCAGCAGAAAGTTTTCCTAGAGGTTTGGCTGAAATAATCAgggaaggtggttacactgctgaccagTTATTTAATGTAGATAAGACAAGGTTATTTTGGTAA
- the LOC136827124 gene encoding uncharacterized protein, giving the protein MGTTLHSTTAYNPAVNGIVERAHRSLKAALMARCTDERWKEQLPWVLLDLRTAPKANGDASPAEKVYRDTLAIPGEFFPLSADGADTPLPWLRELAQKFAPCDKTFTDRTTTYSPPALRSCAYVFVRVDAHRPPLTRPYTGPHRVTRWTTKAYLLDIHGQED; this is encoded by the coding sequence atgggtacaactctacacagcacaacggcctacaaccccgcagtgaACGGCATAGTCGagagggcgcaccgctctcttaaggcagctctcatggcacgctgcaccgacgagaggtggaaggaacagctgccctgggtcctgctggatCTCCGTACTGCACCAAAGGCAAATGGCgacgcctcccctgctgagaaagtctacagggaTACACTGGCCATccccggagaattcttcccgctgtCGGCTGATGGTGCCGACACCCCCCTCCCATGGTTGAGGGAACTTGCACAGAAGTTCGCACCCTGCgataagaccttcaccgacagaaccactacctacagcccacccgccttacgCTCCTgtgcctacgtcttcgtcagggtggacgcccatcggccgcccttaaccaggccctacacgGGGCCCCACCGAGTCACCAGGTGGACcaccaaggcatacctccttgacattcATGGGCAGGAAGACTGA